Proteins encoded in a region of the Flavobacteriaceae bacterium HL-DH10 genome:
- a CDS encoding TonB-dependent receptor — protein MKTFILLFCTSVFSLSSGDIFSQDSKIEIEKDDVVTIDEIFDLLRTQTNYTFIYQEDLFKDTPKVQIKKGTIKTNKLLKQTLSSVDFNFDFSTNNKIVITKVKQQNQISGLVTDGGELGGPLPGVTVLIKGTTNGTSTDFDGNYTLNNVASNAVLVFSYIGYKTQEVPVNNQKSINITLETDVSQLDEIVIVNYGYGKVKKTDMTGASASINSKELLKIPVSSASEAISGRLPGVNITTADGEPGSAIRIRVRGGTSLSQDNNPLIIVDGFIVGSMEDVPVNDIESITVLKDASATAVYGAQASNGVIVVTTKNPVAGKTTIAYNNYFQYNELPENRKYNVLTPYEYTLANYEFAALQSQTSLDRFQKLYGAYGDLELYKNRAATDWQEELFGGSRLSQLHNLNISGGTEMTKMNLSISHNNDEGLLEGSAYERTAINFKLNQKISEKLSLDVSTRITNSIKDGAGTSSKAQVKLQDIIQQRPINGLSDELELDLTQVSDDDDFANFIRDLIDPRKLVEQDWRKGTSNQYVFNAALTWKILEDLTFKTTINTSREFEEELRFYGPLTGESRQRGRSLPLGQKTNDESSSYRWVNTLNYKKEWVDSKIDILLGQEISSVQGKSNFVRAEEFRESITPQELFANMQLGTGEIQIETTDNTDFNRKSYFGRFDFQLQNKYIWTLTARADQSSKFQGKNNLGIFPAIAFGWKIDKENFMKSVNFVDELKFRISYGETGNDRIPAGSTVFTFKSVPTRGAGFNNIDNNYYTPNSKTLYNPDLKWETTTTNNLGLDFTMFNKRLNGSFDYYKNETRDLLYKSRIDQTSGFADQWDNVGTTSNEGIELGLTAYIIDSKDFTFSANFNIGLNDQRIVKLDGTSSRFSQSNWASTDLRNIDDYYLETGGKIGNIYGFVTDGFYTTDDFESYDPVTEKYILKSDVANGARILGRGDDDLAPGYLKLKDVKEDGVIDDDDRKVIGNALPDFQGGFGFNFRYKNFDLSTFFNYQVGNDVYNTGKIQFNSLRRVDTKYGNMLDNMSIDNRFTYLDVDGSITGTAGGIVTDLSELATLNEGKNMWSHTSFRGSGIPVHSNGIEDGSFLRLNNVTIGYNLPEKLISRFGLSKFRVFATGRNLALWTKYSGYDPEVNTDSDPFTPGLDYSSYPRSRSYTLGLNVTF, from the coding sequence ATGAAAACTTTTATACTCTTGTTTTGCACATCAGTTTTTAGTCTTTCTTCAGGCGATATATTTTCGCAGGACAGCAAAATCGAAATAGAAAAAGATGATGTTGTAACTATTGATGAAATTTTTGATTTATTAAGAACACAAACAAATTACACGTTTATTTATCAAGAAGACCTTTTTAAAGACACACCTAAAGTGCAAATAAAAAAAGGAACTATTAAAACTAATAAATTATTAAAACAAACCCTTTCTAGTGTAGATTTTAATTTTGACTTTAGTACCAACAATAAAATTGTTATTACCAAAGTCAAACAACAAAATCAAATTAGTGGGTTAGTAACAGATGGCGGTGAATTAGGCGGACCACTTCCAGGGGTTACTGTTTTAATAAAAGGAACTACAAATGGAACTTCTACCGATTTTGATGGAAATTATACTTTAAATAATGTTGCTTCTAATGCAGTATTAGTATTTTCTTATATTGGTTACAAAACACAAGAGGTACCAGTAAACAACCAAAAATCTATTAATATAACTTTAGAAACAGATGTTAGCCAATTAGATGAAATTGTCATTGTTAATTATGGTTATGGAAAAGTTAAAAAGACTGACATGACTGGTGCTTCTGCAAGTATTAACAGTAAAGAACTTCTGAAAATACCTGTTTCTAGTGCTTCTGAAGCTATTTCAGGAAGACTCCCTGGTGTTAACATTACAACTGCAGATGGTGAGCCAGGCAGTGCTATTAGAATTAGAGTACGTGGTGGAACTTCTTTATCACAAGACAACAATCCTCTTATTATTGTTGATGGATTTATTGTTGGTAGTATGGAAGATGTTCCTGTTAATGATATAGAATCTATAACTGTTTTAAAAGATGCTTCTGCAACTGCTGTTTATGGTGCTCAAGCTTCAAATGGAGTTATAGTTGTTACAACTAAGAATCCAGTTGCAGGTAAAACAACTATAGCTTATAATAACTATTTTCAATATAACGAATTGCCAGAAAACCGAAAATATAATGTTTTAACCCCTTATGAATACACTTTAGCTAATTACGAGTTTGCCGCTTTACAAAGCCAAACTAGCTTAGATCGTTTTCAAAAACTATATGGTGCTTATGGAGATTTAGAACTTTATAAAAACAGAGCTGCTACCGACTGGCAAGAAGAACTTTTTGGAGGATCTAGACTTTCTCAACTTCATAATTTAAATATTAGTGGAGGTACAGAAATGACTAAAATGAACCTGAGCATCTCACACAATAATGATGAAGGTTTATTAGAAGGCTCTGCTTACGAAAGAACAGCTATTAACTTTAAATTAAACCAAAAAATATCTGAAAAACTAAGCCTTGATGTTTCAACTAGAATTACAAACTCAATTAAAGATGGAGCAGGTACGTCTTCAAAAGCACAAGTAAAATTGCAAGACATCATTCAACAAAGACCAATAAATGGACTTTCTGATGAATTAGAATTAGATTTGACTCAAGTTTCAGATGATGATGATTTTGCGAATTTTATTAGAGACTTAATTGATCCTAGAAAACTGGTTGAACAAGATTGGAGAAAAGGAACTTCTAATCAATATGTTTTTAATGCAGCTTTAACATGGAAAATCTTAGAAGACTTAACATTCAAAACAACTATTAACACTTCTAGAGAATTTGAAGAAGAATTAAGGTTTTACGGGCCATTAACTGGTGAGTCTAGACAAAGAGGTCGTAGTTTACCATTAGGACAAAAAACAAATGACGAGTCATCTTCATATCGTTGGGTAAATACTTTAAACTACAAAAAAGAATGGGTTGATTCTAAAATAGACATTTTGTTAGGTCAAGAAATATCGTCTGTACAAGGAAAAAGTAATTTCGTTAGAGCTGAAGAGTTTAGAGAATCTATTACGCCACAAGAATTATTTGCAAACATGCAATTAGGTACTGGAGAAATTCAAATAGAAACAACTGATAATACAGATTTTAACAGAAAATCGTATTTTGGTAGATTCGATTTCCAACTACAAAACAAATATATTTGGACTTTAACAGCAAGAGCAGATCAATCAAGTAAATTTCAAGGTAAAAATAATTTAGGAATTTTCCCTGCGATTGCATTTGGTTGGAAAATAGACAAAGAGAACTTTATGAAAAGTGTAAACTTTGTTGATGAGTTAAAATTCAGAATTAGTTATGGTGAAACTGGAAATGATAGAATCCCTGCTGGTTCAACTGTTTTTACTTTTAAATCTGTTCCTACTAGAGGCGCTGGTTTTAACAACATAGACAACAACTATTACACCCCTAATAGCAAAACACTATACAATCCTGATTTAAAATGGGAAACAACAACTACCAATAATCTTGGTTTAGATTTCACTATGTTTAATAAGAGACTAAATGGTAGTTTTGATTATTACAAAAACGAAACTCGTGATTTACTTTATAAATCTAGAATTGACCAAACATCAGGTTTTGCTGATCAATGGGATAATGTAGGAACTACTTCTAACGAAGGTATTGAGTTAGGTTTAACCGCTTATATAATAGATTCAAAAGATTTTACATTTTCTGCTAATTTCAACATTGGTTTAAACGACCAAAGAATTGTGAAATTAGACGGCACTAGCAGTCGTTTTTCTCAATCTAACTGGGCAAGTACCGACCTTAGAAATATTGATGATTACTACTTAGAGACAGGTGGTAAAATTGGGAATATCTACGGGTTTGTTACTGATGGTTTTTATACTACTGATGATTTTGAGAGTTACGACCCAGTGACAGAAAAATATATTTTAAAATCTGATGTAGCCAATGGTGCAAGAATATTAGGTAGAGGAGATGATGATTTAGCTCCTGGTTATTTAAAATTAAAAGATGTTAAAGAAGATGGTGTTATAGACGACGACGATAGAAAAGTAATAGGTAATGCACTTCCTGATTTTCAAGGTGGTTTCGGGTTTAACTTTAGATATAAAAACTTCGATTTATCAACATTCTTTAATTACCAAGTAGGAAACGATGTTTATAATACTGGAAAAATACAATTTAACTCTTTAAGAAGGGTTGATACAAAGTATGGTAACATGTTAGATAACATGAGTATTGATAACAGATTTACATATCTAGATGTAGATGGTTCTATTACAGGAACCGCAGGAGGTATTGTAACAGACTTAAGCGAACTCGCAACATTAAATGAAGGTAAAAACATGTGGTCTCACACAAGTTTTAGAGGATCTGGAATACCTGTTCATTCTAATGGTATTGAAGATGGGTCTTTCTTAAGATTAAACAACGTTACAATTGGGTATAATTTACCTGAAAAATTAATTTCAAGGTTCGGGTTATCTAAATTCAGAGTATTTGCAACAGGAAGAAACCTTGCGCTTTGGACCAAATACTCGGGTTATGACCCTGAAGTTAATACAGATAGTGACCCTTTCACACCTGGTTTAGATTACTCTTCTTACCCAAGAAGCCGATCGTACACCTTAGGTCTTAACGTAACATTTTAA
- a CDS encoding FecR family protein has protein sequence MNKKIEKLIVKYVTKSATASDLDILSKWIEKPDNEKVFKDYVQIHYAINYGMNNPEAKKTIEKLLSKIRKEKTLVYKLNRFNVFKYAAAIIVGILATTYFFKSSTSEDLKVITPKTETPLTIVKNSIEEGMDKAILTLEDGSNIALEKDKTFKTNRVTSNGKKLIYTEEKNNKLEIKYNYLTIPTGGQFYVKLSDGTEVWLNSESQLKYPVSFIKGEPRKVELVYGEAYFDVSPSTNHNGAKFKVINQNQEVEVFGTEFNIKAYKDEGNVYTTLVEGKVVISNSSFKQNLLPNQQSILNLKNKEITINTIDVYSETAWIKGFFSFKSKSLKDIMIVLSRWYDVKVVFENLELEKVKFNGVLSKNDNMEDILETIKNTNFIKAYEIKNKQIIIK, from the coding sequence ATGAACAAAAAAATTGAAAAACTTATAGTAAAGTATGTAACAAAATCTGCTACCGCCAGCGATTTAGACATACTTTCTAAATGGATTGAAAAGCCTGATAATGAAAAAGTATTTAAAGATTACGTTCAAATTCATTATGCAATAAACTATGGCATGAATAACCCTGAAGCAAAAAAAACTATTGAAAAATTGCTTAGTAAAATAAGAAAGGAAAAAACATTAGTTTATAAATTGAATAGATTTAATGTGTTTAAGTATGCAGCAGCAATTATTGTTGGAATACTAGCAACAACTTATTTCTTTAAAAGCAGTACATCTGAGGATTTAAAAGTTATTACTCCTAAAACTGAAACGCCTTTAACTATTGTAAAAAACAGTATAGAAGAAGGAATGGACAAAGCGATTTTAACCCTTGAAGATGGGTCTAATATAGCTTTAGAAAAAGACAAAACATTCAAAACAAATAGGGTTACTAGTAACGGTAAAAAATTAATTTATACAGAAGAAAAAAACAATAAACTAGAAATAAAATATAATTATTTAACCATACCAACTGGCGGCCAATTTTATGTAAAGCTATCTGATGGCACAGAAGTTTGGTTAAATTCAGAGTCTCAACTAAAATATCCTGTATCATTTATTAAAGGAGAACCCAGAAAAGTAGAGCTGGTATATGGCGAAGCTTATTTTGATGTATCTCCAAGCACCAATCATAATGGTGCTAAATTTAAAGTAATAAACCAAAACCAAGAAGTAGAAGTTTTTGGCACGGAGTTTAATATAAAGGCGTACAAAGATGAAGGCAACGTTTATACAACTTTGGTAGAAGGTAAAGTTGTAATTAGCAATTCTAGTTTCAAACAAAATTTACTACCAAATCAGCAATCTATATTAAACCTTAAAAACAAAGAAATTACTATTAATACTATTGATGTTTATAGCGAAACTGCGTGGATAAAAGGATTCTTTAGTTTTAAAAGCAAATCATTAAAAGATATTATGATTGTATTATCTCGTTGGTACGATGTTAAAGTAGTTTTTGAAAATCTAGAACTTGAAAAAGTAAAATTTAACGGCGTATTAAGTAAGAATGACAACATGGAAGATATACTAGAAACAATTAAAAACACAAACTTTATAAAAGCCTATGAAATAAAAAATAAACAAATTATTATTAAGTAA
- a CDS encoding RagB/SusD family nutrient uptake outer membrane protein, whose amino-acid sequence MASISSSKETFFDAIVDERAWEFGGEMIRKYELIRWGIYSDKVKETVEGLKNLADRAFNGTGTGPDYIYWKVDENGDFIILNPDTKLPAPPDDTWNEDQFLLKLHDDVLTYDDWITGNWYNYYNGTKPGVARYIFPIPAKAISSSQGKLKNDGYDF is encoded by the coding sequence ATCGCTAGTATTTCTTCATCAAAAGAAACATTCTTTGATGCCATTGTAGATGAGCGTGCTTGGGAATTTGGTGGTGAAATGATTCGTAAGTACGAATTAATTCGTTGGGGTATTTATTCTGATAAAGTTAAAGAAACAGTAGAGGGTCTTAAAAATTTAGCAGACCGTGCTTTTAATGGAACTGGAACAGGCCCAGATTACATCTATTGGAAAGTAGATGAAAATGGAGACTTTATAATTTTAAATCCAGACACAAAATTACCTGCTCCACCAGATGATACCTGGAATGAAGATCAATTTTTATTAAAATTACATGACGATGTGCTAACCTATGATGATTGGATTACTGGTAACTGGTATAATTACTATAATGGTACAAAACCTGGTGTTGCTAGATATATTTTTCCAATCCCTGCGAAAGCAATATCAAGTAGTCAAGGTAAACTTAAGAACGATGGTTACGATTTTTAA
- a CDS encoding pectinesterase family protein, whose product MNNKIQFLFVFLTLMHITTQAQQAAFPGAEGYGKFATGGKGGLVYTVTNLNDDGEGSLRKGIVKKGARTIVFGVSGTIELKSKLDVNQGKGNLSILGQTAPGEGITIKGYPFTIKADNVIVRYLRFRMGDVNKFEGDALGCGNTKNVIIDHCSISWGTDENASFYNNKDFTLQYCIISEALNNSVHKKGAHSYGGIWGGIRASFHHNLIANNNSRNPRFSGSKTTENSENEFVDFRNNVIYNWGENSIYGGEKGTYNMINNYFKSGPATTSSKLDRIVSPSEPYGKFYVNGNYVNGFDVISKNNWDGGVQCDNPLEAKLDSEINISNNITTQNAVQAYETVLKEAGASLYRDAVDARIVHNTKEGSTNYKNGIIDSQDNVGGWPIIKFEKAKKDTDKDGIPDSWEKENNLNPNANDANSNTLNNEYTNIEFYANSLTSNISKIKIINGESYHFVVDLKGSGNFSTVQDAVNAVPDFRKNETKIFIKNGIYKEKLVLPTSKTNVTFIGEDKDKTILTYDDFAQKHNRFGEEVGTTGSTSFYVFGSDFKAKNITFENSAGPIGQAVAVRVDGDRVVFQNCKFLGNQDTLYLHGNQSRQYYKDCYIEGTVDFIFGWSTAFFENCEIFCKSNGYITAASTNKETAYGMVFNNCKLTGNALENTFFLGRPWRDYAQTIWINCYMDKHIKPEGWHNWNKPNAEQTTCYAEYNSSGPGASMKRVKWAKKLSKKESKKFSLENVLKGSDNWIPNI is encoded by the coding sequence ATGAATAATAAAATTCAATTCTTATTTGTTTTTTTAACACTAATGCATATTACTACACAAGCACAACAAGCAGCATTTCCTGGAGCAGAAGGCTATGGAAAATTTGCAACTGGTGGTAAAGGTGGTTTGGTTTATACCGTAACTAATTTAAATGACGATGGAGAAGGAAGTTTAAGAAAAGGTATAGTAAAAAAAGGAGCGCGAACCATTGTTTTTGGTGTTTCAGGAACTATAGAATTAAAATCTAAACTCGACGTTAACCAAGGCAAAGGTAATTTAAGTATTCTGGGGCAAACAGCTCCTGGAGAAGGCATCACTATTAAAGGCTATCCGTTTACAATAAAAGCAGACAATGTCATTGTTCGCTATTTAAGATTTAGAATGGGAGATGTAAATAAATTTGAAGGAGATGCTTTAGGCTGTGGCAATACTAAAAATGTAATCATAGACCACTGTTCCATCAGTTGGGGCACAGATGAAAACGCTTCGTTTTACAACAATAAAGATTTTACATTACAATACTGTATCATTTCAGAAGCATTAAACAATTCTGTACACAAAAAAGGCGCACATAGTTATGGAGGCATTTGGGGTGGCATTCGAGCTTCATTTCATCATAATTTAATTGCTAATAACAATAGTAGAAACCCAAGATTTAGTGGTTCTAAAACAACAGAAAATTCAGAAAATGAATTTGTAGATTTTAGAAATAACGTCATTTACAACTGGGGAGAAAACAGCATTTATGGTGGAGAAAAAGGCACTTACAATATGATTAACAATTATTTTAAATCGGGTCCAGCAACCACTTCTTCAAAATTAGATAGAATTGTTAGTCCATCAGAGCCTTATGGTAAATTTTATGTCAATGGAAATTATGTCAATGGTTTTGATGTTATCTCAAAAAACAATTGGGATGGAGGTGTGCAATGTGATAATCCACTAGAAGCTAAATTAGATTCCGAAATTAACATTTCAAACAACATAACAACACAAAACGCAGTACAAGCCTATGAAACTGTTTTAAAAGAAGCTGGAGCAAGCCTTTATAGAGATGCTGTAGATGCAAGAATTGTACACAATACTAAAGAAGGAAGTACCAATTACAAAAATGGTATTATCGATTCTCAAGACAATGTTGGTGGCTGGCCAATAATTAAATTTGAAAAAGCAAAAAAAGACACAGATAAAGATGGTATTCCAGACAGTTGGGAAAAAGAAAATAATTTAAACCCAAATGCTAACGATGCCAATTCAAATACTCTAAATAATGAGTACACAAATATTGAATTTTACGCCAATTCATTAACCTCTAATATTTCAAAAATTAAAATAATTAATGGTGAATCGTATCATTTTGTAGTAGATTTAAAAGGAAGCGGCAATTTTTCAACGGTTCAAGACGCCGTAAATGCAGTACCCGATTTTAGAAAAAATGAAACAAAAATCTTTATAAAAAACGGAATATATAAAGAAAAATTAGTGCTTCCAACTTCAAAAACCAATGTCACTTTTATTGGTGAAGATAAAGACAAGACCATTTTAACCTATGATGATTTTGCTCAAAAACACAACAGATTTGGAGAAGAAGTAGGTACCACTGGTTCAACATCTTTCTATGTATTTGGAAGTGATTTTAAAGCAAAAAACATAACCTTTGAAAATAGTGCAGGTCCTATTGGGCAAGCCGTTGCTGTAAGAGTTGATGGAGATAGGGTTGTATTTCAAAATTGCAAATTTTTAGGCAACCAAGACACGCTTTATCTTCACGGAAACCAAAGCAGACAATATTACAAAGATTGTTACATAGAAGGCACGGTCGATTTTATATTTGGTTGGTCTACAGCATTTTTTGAAAACTGCGAAATATTCTGTAAAAGTAATGGTTATATAACCGCTGCTTCAACCAATAAAGAAACGGCTTACGGCATGGTTTTTAATAATTGTAAATTAACAGGAAACGCCTTAGAAAATACGTTTTTTTTAGGCAGACCATGGCGTGATTATGCTCAGACAATATGGATTAACTGCTATATGGACAAACATATTAAACCTGAAGGCTGGCATAATTGGAACAAACCAAATGCAGAACAAACAACATGCTATGCAGAATATAATTCTTCTGGACCTGGAGCTTCTATGAAGCGAGTAAAATGGGCTAAAAAATTATCTAAAAAAGAAAGTAAAAAATTTAGCTTAGAAAATGTATTAAAAGGCTCAGATAATTGGATACCAAATATTTAA
- a CDS encoding RagB/SusD family nutrient uptake outer membrane protein has product MKLKHILAIIPAILIASCQKDFLEPESLSTFDDNYIYSNVDDARAGVNAVYSQFNEDAFTSRLSSNLTGNTDIETQSGWGNAGDRYQIWDLQASEGNADLDKLWTAAYKAIRDANIAIKGLTNSGNLENTDVSVKNTFNHLLGEAYTIRAYWYSMLIYYFGDVPYSIEAPVAGAEFSLPKTDRNTILANEIQNLINVEENMQWADQLPYGIEQVNREYTLGMIARLSLQRGGYYLTPELNMVRKGDYLDYYTIAKTYSHKLIQLKDRELPTDFRQIFLNQVKFTSPVNEDILFEIPFSINDGDVAWNIGIEVNFDNATHNYGQCSNYMEMPHTYYMSFDSSDIRRDVTCGLFRYDNTLTKHFIDGSGISQAKWDRTKLTTPPGKASTKDTGINWPMMRYADVLLMYAEAENELNGPTIDAKEALKKSSSKSL; this is encoded by the coding sequence ATGAAACTCAAACATATATTAGCTATTATTCCCGCTATTTTAATAGCTTCATGCCAAAAGGATTTTTTAGAACCCGAATCACTTTCAACATTTGATGACAATTACATCTATTCTAATGTTGATGATGCAAGAGCAGGTGTTAATGCCGTTTATTCGCAATTTAACGAAGACGCTTTTACTTCTCGTTTATCAAGTAACCTTACTGGGAATACTGATATTGAAACACAATCTGGTTGGGGTAATGCCGGTGACAGATATCAAATATGGGACTTGCAAGCATCTGAAGGAAATGCCGATTTAGATAAATTATGGACGGCTGCTTATAAAGCCATTAGAGATGCCAATATTGCTATTAAAGGTTTAACGAATAGTGGTAATTTAGAAAACACAGACGTGTCTGTTAAAAATACCTTTAACCATTTATTAGGTGAAGCTTACACAATAAGAGCTTATTGGTACAGCATGTTAATCTATTATTTTGGGGATGTTCCTTATTCTATTGAAGCTCCTGTAGCTGGTGCAGAATTTAGCTTACCAAAAACAGATAGAAATACCATTCTTGCTAATGAAATTCAAAACTTAATCAATGTTGAAGAAAATATGCAATGGGCAGATCAACTCCCTTATGGTATTGAACAAGTAAATAGAGAATACACCCTTGGGATGATCGCTCGTTTATCTTTACAACGTGGTGGTTATTATTTAACTCCAGAGTTGAATATGGTTCGAAAAGGAGATTATTTAGACTATTACACAATTGCTAAAACTTATTCTCATAAATTAATTCAATTAAAAGACAGAGAATTACCAACAGATTTTAGACAAATATTCTTAAATCAAGTTAAATTCACCTCCCCTGTTAACGAAGACATTTTATTTGAAATTCCTTTTTCAATTAACGATGGAGATGTCGCTTGGAATATAGGAATTGAAGTTAATTTTGACAACGCCACTCACAACTACGGACAATGTTCAAACTATATGGAAATGCCACATACTTACTATATGTCTTTCGATAGTAGTGATATTCGTAGAGACGTAACTTGTGGTTTATTTAGATACGACAACACATTAACAAAACACTTTATTGATGGTTCTGGTATTTCACAAGCTAAATGGGATAGAACTAAATTAACTACTCCTCCAGGAAAAGCTTCGACTAAAGACACTGGTATTAACTGGCCTATGATGCGTTATGCAGATGTATTATTAATGTATGCTGAAGCAGAAAACGAATTAAACGGCCCTACTATAGACGCTAAAGAAGCATTAAAAAAGAGTTCGTCAAAGAGCCTTTAA
- a CDS encoding DUF5123 domain-containing protein encodes MKKNNNIFNIKTILFLCLSIIMFNACDDNHTETFEKTRLFRPVLNQDLFAEGNTIIVDMAKLKSAIGYNLEVSRDTFKTIEYTIQSDTNYVKINKDIVGEELFWNTLYQVRAIALEPDTEFNSKISDLGNVKTNRFPSVLNIPNVFDVTDVAARVSWAVAGLPITGIKVFAADDLRLTTPLFNETVVSDIEQAAGESFVFGLEPKTSYQIAIYSGTELRGWIDYNTKVADLDPTTPGVIDLTTNEDPGAVVNAMASASEGDIILVKRGIEYTGPTTYLDKSVTIRGAYGFGAQKARLLFSGNLDLTENATVNYMRFIDLELRGTDWGGKYVINISKVGTLNELSFDNCFITNFRGIGRIKTDGVTLNNFTINNSIVDSIGSYGVFTQDKSGSVLNNIKLSKSSFNHTIYFLASKNNSESLIIEDCTLANINEEGRQMLRWREAGQNNISNGVTISNTIIGLGWDRANDGKSKIKGIDGLEATLFNVTNTFTVSDFSWVSDATTGEPINPIPNITVGNAGSTQADLWLDPENNDFTIKNTGFPGKDSSGDPRWRLTL; translated from the coding sequence ATGAAAAAAAATAATAATATATTTAACATTAAAACAATTTTGTTTTTGTGTTTAAGCATTATCATGTTTAATGCTTGTGACGATAACCATACTGAAACATTTGAAAAAACGCGTTTATTTCGTCCTGTTTTAAATCAAGACTTATTTGCAGAAGGTAATACTATAATAGTAGACATGGCAAAACTAAAATCTGCCATTGGTTATAACTTAGAAGTAAGTAGAGACACTTTTAAAACAATTGAGTATACGATTCAATCTGATACAAACTACGTTAAAATCAATAAAGATATTGTAGGAGAAGAATTATTCTGGAATACATTATACCAAGTTAGAGCAATCGCTTTAGAACCTGATACAGAATTTAACAGTAAGATTTCCGATTTAGGAAATGTAAAAACTAATCGTTTTCCAAGTGTTTTAAATATCCCAAATGTTTTTGATGTTACAGATGTAGCTGCAAGAGTTTCTTGGGCTGTAGCAGGGCTTCCTATTACTGGAATAAAAGTATTTGCTGCCGATGATTTACGTTTAACAACTCCTTTATTCAATGAAACTGTTGTTTCAGACATAGAACAAGCCGCAGGTGAATCTTTTGTTTTTGGATTAGAACCTAAAACAAGTTACCAAATTGCAATATATAGTGGAACAGAACTTAGAGGCTGGATAGATTACAATACAAAGGTTGCAGACTTAGATCCTACTACTCCAGGAGTTATAGATTTAACAACTAATGAAGACCCAGGTGCCGTAGTAAATGCTATGGCTTCTGCTTCAGAAGGAGATATTATCTTAGTAAAAAGAGGTATTGAATATACAGGACCTACAACATATTTAGATAAATCAGTTACTATAAGAGGTGCATATGGCTTTGGAGCTCAAAAAGCCAGATTATTATTTTCTGGTAATTTAGATTTAACAGAAAACGCAACTGTTAATTATATGAGATTTATCGACTTAGAGTTAAGAGGTACTGATTGGGGGGGTAAATATGTTATTAACATTAGTAAAGTTGGAACATTAAACGAATTAAGTTTTGATAATTGTTTTATTACTAACTTTAGAGGTATAGGCAGAATCAAAACTGACGGTGTAACCCTAAACAATTTCACTATTAACAATTCAATTGTTGATAGTATAGGTTCTTATGGAGTATTTACTCAGGATAAAAGTGGAAGTGTCTTAAATAATATTAAACTATCTAAGAGTAGTTTTAATCATACTATTTACTTTTTAGCTTCTAAAAACAATTCTGAATCACTTATAATTGAAGATTGTACACTTGCTAACATAAATGAAGAAGGAAGACAAATGCTACGTTGGAGAGAAGCTGGTCAAAATAATATTAGTAACGGTGTTACAATATCTAATACTATTATAGGTTTAGGATGGGATAGAGCAAATGATGGCAAATCTAAAATAAAAGGTATTGATGGTCTTGAAGCTACATTATTCAATGTAACAAACACATTTACAGTTTCAGATTTTAGTTGGGTATCAGATGCTACTACTGGAGAGCCAATAAATCCAATTCCAAATATTACAGTTGGTAATGCAGGAAGTACTCAAGCAGACCTTTGGTTAGACCCAGAAAACAATGATTTTACTATCAAAAACACAGGTTTTCCAGGAAAAGATTCCTCTGGAGACCCTAGATGGAGATTGACATTGTAA